In Brachyspira hampsonii, the following are encoded in one genomic region:
- a CDS encoding DUF5682 family protein: MKKADKINKDIIKDNNNFDECFEESIKDNVIFFPIRHHSPACSYHLKKIFESFKPDAVLIEGPNDCNDLMKYMIEEDTKAPFCIYSSYVDGNNEKYRCYYPFLDYSPEFTAIRESLKNNIHCCFIDMNYAFMIENSIDNSEAEKENNEEEENSEEVNNDTYTKRKKLISVYDNDDNKFNVNAYTVELTKKAGLRSFAELWERDFEINGILKDSKDFIRSVYALGYYMRLIEDEDFETRNREYVMALNIKEALEKYNRVLVVTGSFHTKGIIDKLKEDEKDNKKLNKEYKRLKKYIISNTANYLIPYSFEDADARRGYRAGIEFPAFYNLVYKELENYISKNNTGNIGDMYLDVVMSFIIKASNIDRYNHNVSIPDCINAYYMAVNLAKLRGKYSAGVYELIDAAKSAFVKGDISLENTSNLDLMLKLLSGMSNGHVSSKSIVPPVVIDFRNKCKEYKIKTNKTEEIESVLDIVKNRSHFEKSKFFHKMRFLDTGFCKLERGPDYVNKVNKNLAREIWKYEYKTAVESVLIDKSVYGVTIEELASNLIVEKLNSRIESAEVSKLLIEANVMGLYSFFTDNYNKIEETILSDNNFVSLCTCLNNLSYLANMEAINNNLSIDRESLFCNYDIISVIESLAKQVFTIAVTNMDSMKNLNEEEALKNSHYIKNLYSFTLENPNWCDMEIFNNKIDSMLDNTFGSSHIYAVCLALKYKLGRLTADEFSHIISSFMESSDIESASYFLNGILLAARDILFINENIIESIDSAIKKLDEDKFLEILPNFRYAFSNLSPIEIERLSYIIAYKYNISKNKILIDVNLPIEEIQLASKIDNEVFDLITKTL, from the coding sequence ATGAAAAAAGCGGATAAAATAAATAAAGATATTATAAAAGATAATAACAATTTTGATGAGTGTTTTGAAGAAAGCATAAAAGATAATGTAATATTTTTTCCAATCAGACACCACTCTCCAGCATGCTCATATCATTTGAAGAAAATTTTTGAGAGTTTTAAGCCTGATGCTGTACTTATAGAGGGACCAAATGACTGTAATGATTTGATGAAGTATATGATTGAAGAAGATACAAAAGCACCATTTTGTATTTATTCAAGCTATGTTGATGGAAATAATGAGAAGTACAGATGCTACTATCCTTTTTTAGACTATTCTCCGGAGTTTACAGCTATAAGAGAATCACTTAAAAATAATATTCACTGCTGTTTTATAGATATGAATTATGCTTTTATGATAGAGAATTCTATAGACAATTCAGAGGCTGAAAAAGAAAATAATGAAGAAGAAGAAAATTCTGAAGAAGTCAATAATGATACATATACAAAAAGAAAAAAATTAATATCTGTTTATGATAATGATGATAATAAATTCAATGTTAATGCTTATACTGTAGAGCTGACCAAAAAAGCAGGACTTAGAAGTTTTGCCGAGCTTTGGGAGAGAGATTTTGAGATAAACGGAATATTAAAAGACAGTAAAGATTTTATAAGAAGTGTTTATGCTTTAGGCTATTATATGCGTTTGATAGAAGATGAAGATTTTGAAACTAGAAACAGAGAATATGTAATGGCTTTAAATATTAAAGAGGCATTAGAAAAATATAATAGGGTTTTGGTAGTTACAGGAAGTTTTCATACTAAAGGTATAATAGATAAATTAAAAGAGGATGAAAAAGATAATAAAAAATTAAATAAAGAATATAAAAGATTAAAAAAATACATAATTTCAAATACAGCCAACTATTTGATACCATATTCTTTTGAAGATGCTGATGCTAGAAGAGGATACAGAGCCGGCATAGAGTTTCCGGCATTTTATAATTTGGTTTATAAAGAACTTGAAAATTATATAAGTAAAAATAATACCGGCAATATAGGTGATATGTATTTAGATGTTGTAATGTCATTTATAATAAAGGCTTCAAATATAGACAGATACAATCATAATGTAAGCATACCAGACTGTATTAATGCTTATTATATGGCAGTTAATCTTGCTAAATTAAGAGGTAAGTATTCGGCAGGAGTTTATGAGCTTATAGATGCCGCTAAAAGTGCATTTGTTAAGGGTGATATATCTTTGGAGAATACTAGCAATCTTGATTTGATGCTTAAACTTCTTTCAGGCATGTCAAATGGTCATGTGTCGTCAAAAAGTATAGTTCCTCCTGTTGTAATAGATTTTAGAAATAAATGCAAGGAATACAAGATAAAAACTAATAAAACAGAAGAAATAGAATCTGTATTAGATATAGTAAAAAATAGAAGTCATTTTGAAAAGAGTAAATTTTTTCATAAGATGCGATTTTTAGATACGGGCTTTTGCAAATTAGAAAGAGGACCAGACTATGTAAATAAAGTTAATAAGAATCTAGCAAGAGAGATTTGGAAATATGAATATAAAACAGCAGTAGAGTCCGTTTTAATAGATAAATCTGTTTATGGTGTAACAATAGAAGAGCTAGCATCAAATTTGATAGTTGAAAAGTTAAATAGCCGTATAGAATCTGCAGAGGTTTCAAAACTTTTAATAGAAGCTAATGTCATGGGGCTTTACAGCTTTTTTACTGATAACTATAATAAAATAGAAGAAACTATACTTAGTGATAATAATTTTGTAAGTCTTTGCACCTGCCTTAATAATTTATCATATTTAGCTAATATGGAAGCTATTAATAATAATTTATCAATAGATAGGGAATCCTTATTTTGTAATTATGATATAATATCTGTTATAGAATCTTTAGCCAAACAGGTATTTACGATTGCTGTTACAAATATGGACTCTATGAAAAATCTTAATGAAGAAGAAGCATTAAAAAATTCACATTATATAAAAAATTTATATTCATTTACATTAGAAAATCCTAATTGGTGCGATATGGAGATTTTCAATAATAAAATAGACTCAATGCTTGATAATACATTTGGAAGTTCTCATATATATGCAGTTTGCTTAGCATTAAAATATAAATTGGGAAGATTAACAGCAGATGAATTTTCTCATATAATATCATCTTTTATGGAATCTTCTGATATAGAATCAGCTTCATATTTTTTGAACGGTATACTTTTAGCAGCAAGAGATATATTATTCATAAATGAGAATATTATAGAAAGTATAGACTCTGCAATAAAAAAATTAGATGAAGATAAATTTTTAGAGATACTTCCTAATTTCAGATATGCATTTTCAAATTTAAGCCCTATAGAAATAGAGCGTTTATCATATATTATAGCTTATAAATATAATATCAGTAAAAACAAAATATTAATAGATGTTAATCTGCCTATAGAAGAAATACAATTAGCTTCCAAAATAGATAATGAAGTTTTCGATTTAATTACTAAAACTTTATAA
- a CDS encoding efflux RND transporter permease subunit, with protein MRSFIELIVKRPVAVFMGIIALVILGAVSLSRLPVDFLPDMELPFISIRTTYDNAGPEEVEKSVSKIIEGAVSSVNNIKEVSSSSEEEDSRVFIEFNWGSDLASATADIREAIDRIRKSLPDDAESPAVYKFSTDNIPVMEISFYGTENLSALYNLVDNQILTSIEQVGGVAMAEIRGGLKTQIKVDVDMNRLQAYGLDINTIVSTLATENQNISGGETYEGVYKYTLRTTGEFKTVDDIGNVVVALKTNSTPIRLRELATIYEGYDEDGDVIKVNGTPAVNVSINKESGANTVAVSDGIKKRLDTLNLPEGIKYEVLFNSADNVNNAIKGVLDTAWQGGLFAVIILMLYLWNVRTVLIIAISIPMSIIVTFTLMYFFGTTLNIISLSGLVLGIGMMVDNSIVVLENIFFYRNNGYGKYSSAIDGTSTVALAISASTLTTIAVFLPFLFVEGQTGQMFRDLCITVTVSMIASLAVALTIVPMLGARLVTTKKSKFLSKFEDFFDKHFHSKVNYVYEKILTYSVYHKNRVLIPVITIVFSVIIVGLIFIGKEGFPESDEGQFRASITMPIGTRKEQTGAFIDRMRKDVEEVVGKDLSRIQTRARSGSDANKGEIRAKLIDKSDGRTMETAEYVELVRKKLASYPATINVDLVSSMRGGGNSDSSGIDIDIVGEDLTRARELANNVIAALQDVPGLRDVRLKKSDASPELNVTVNRDLASKMGLNINTVANSIKTSFGGTTATRMTPDNSDVTDIDVIVRLNERDRINIDDVNRMLIPTPAGMVPVSAIANVDKSFAPSEIERKNDSRITSITASGYGRPMNQIMADVQAAINEKVFLPSGFSIVYSGDYEDMNEAFGQLIQALFLALVLVYAIMASQFESYIAPFVIALAIPFGFAGSLTLLFITGQTLSVYSGIGVIVLIGIVVNNGIVLIDYMNQLMHEKKINGDKAALIAGPRRLRPVLMTSLTTILGLLPMALSSGEGNEMYQPLSLAVLGGLTVSTMFTLVIVPTVYAAIRNRIPLKDYDAKDLASVETGTGIDDALSTPGK; from the coding sequence ATGAGAAGTTTTATTGAACTAATAGTTAAAAGACCAGTAGCAGTTTTTATGGGTATAATTGCACTGGTCATACTTGGTGCAGTAAGTCTTTCAAGGCTTCCTGTAGATTTTTTGCCTGACATGGAGCTTCCTTTTATTAGTATCAGAACTACTTATGATAATGCAGGTCCTGAAGAGGTAGAAAAATCTGTTTCTAAGATAATTGAGGGAGCTGTTTCATCAGTTAATAACATTAAAGAGGTAAGTTCATCTTCGGAAGAAGAGGACTCAAGAGTTTTTATTGAGTTTAACTGGGGCAGTGATTTAGCTTCTGCTACTGCTGATATAAGAGAGGCAATAGATAGAATAAGAAAATCGCTTCCAGATGATGCTGAAAGTCCTGCAGTTTATAAATTTTCTACTGATAATATACCTGTTATGGAAATATCTTTTTACGGCACTGAGAATTTATCTGCTTTATACAATTTAGTTGATAATCAAATATTAACTAGTATAGAACAGGTTGGCGGTGTTGCTATGGCTGAGATTAGAGGGGGACTTAAAACTCAGATTAAAGTTGATGTTGATATGAATAGGCTTCAGGCTTACGGACTTGATATCAATACTATTGTAAGCACTTTAGCTACTGAAAATCAGAATATATCAGGCGGAGAGACTTATGAAGGTGTTTATAAATATACTTTAAGAACTACAGGAGAGTTTAAAACCGTTGATGATATAGGAAATGTTGTTGTAGCTTTAAAAACTAATAGCACACCTATAAGACTTAGAGAGCTGGCAACTATATATGAAGGCTATGATGAAGACGGAGATGTTATTAAAGTTAATGGTACTCCTGCTGTTAATGTTTCTATCAATAAAGAATCAGGTGCTAATACAGTTGCAGTTTCTGATGGTATAAAGAAAAGACTTGATACTCTTAATCTCCCTGAAGGTATAAAATACGAAGTATTATTTAACAGTGCTGATAATGTTAATAATGCTATAAAAGGGGTTCTTGATACCGCTTGGCAGGGAGGATTATTTGCCGTTATAATACTTATGCTTTATTTATGGAATGTGAGAACTGTACTTATCATAGCAATATCCATTCCTATGTCTATTATAGTTACATTTACTTTGATGTATTTCTTTGGAACTACTTTAAATATTATTTCTTTATCAGGTCTTGTACTTGGTATTGGTATGATGGTTGATAACTCTATTGTTGTGCTTGAAAATATATTCTTCTATAGAAATAATGGTTATGGTAAGTATTCATCTGCTATAGATGGTACTTCTACTGTAGCTCTTGCGATATCTGCTTCTACTCTTACTACAATAGCAGTATTTTTACCTTTCCTTTTTGTAGAAGGTCAGACTGGTCAGATGTTTAGAGATTTATGTATTACTGTTACTGTTTCTATGATAGCTTCTTTGGCAGTTGCTTTAACTATTGTACCTATGCTTGGGGCTAGACTTGTAACTACTAAAAAATCTAAATTCTTATCCAAATTTGAAGATTTCTTTGATAAGCATTTCCACTCAAAAGTTAATTATGTATATGAAAAAATATTAACTTATTCAGTTTATCATAAAAACAGAGTATTAATTCCTGTTATAACTATCGTATTTTCTGTAATTATTGTTGGATTAATATTTATAGGTAAAGAGGGTTTCCCTGAATCTGACGAGGGACAATTTAGAGCTAGTATTACTATGCCTATAGGTACTAGAAAAGAACAGACCGGTGCTTTCATTGACAGAATGAGAAAAGATGTAGAAGAGGTTGTCGGAAAAGATTTAAGCAGAATTCAAACTAGAGCAAGATCCGGTTCTGATGCAAATAAAGGTGAAATCAGAGCTAAACTTATAGATAAATCTGACGGAAGAACTATGGAGACTGCTGAATATGTTGAGCTTGTAAGAAAAAAATTAGCAAGCTATCCTGCTACAATTAATGTCGATTTAGTAAGCAGCATGAGGGGCGGCGGAAATAGTGATTCCAGCGGTATTGACATAGATATAGTTGGTGAAGATTTAACTAGAGCCAGAGAGCTTGCTAATAATGTAATAGCTGCTTTGCAGGATGTTCCTGGACTTAGAGATGTTCGTTTGAAAAAAAGTGATGCGAGTCCAGAACTTAATGTTACTGTTAATAGAGATTTAGCTTCTAAAATGGGACTTAATATAAATACTGTTGCTAACTCTATTAAAACAAGTTTCGGAGGTACTACTGCTACTAGAATGACTCCGGATAATTCTGATGTTACTGATATTGATGTTATAGTAAGATTAAATGAAAGAGATAGAATCAATATAGATGATGTTAATAGAATGCTTATACCAACTCCTGCTGGAATGGTTCCGGTATCTGCTATAGCAAATGTAGATAAAAGTTTTGCTCCTTCAGAAATAGAGAGAAAAAATGACAGCAGAATAACTTCAATTACTGCCTCAGGATATGGAAGACCTATGAATCAGATAATGGCTGATGTACAGGCTGCTATAAATGAGAAAGTATTCTTACCTTCCGGCTTCTCAATAGTTTATTCAGGAGATTATGAAGATATGAATGAGGCATTCGGTCAGCTTATACAGGCTTTATTCTTGGCTTTAGTATTAGTTTATGCTATTATGGCAAGTCAGTTTGAATCTTATATAGCTCCTTTTGTTATTGCTCTTGCTATACCTTTTGGTTTTGCAGGATCTCTTACACTATTATTTATTACAGGACAAACTTTAAGTGTATACAGCGGTATTGGGGTTATAGTTCTTATTGGTATAGTAGTTAATAATGGTATTGTACTTATTGACTATATGAATCAGCTTATGCATGAGAAAAAGATTAACGGTGATAAAGCTGCTTTAATAGCAGGTCCTAGGAGATTAAGACCGGTTTTGATGACTTCTCTTACTACAATATTAGGTCTTCTTCCTATGGCATTATCAAGCGGAGAAGGTAATGAGATGTATCAGCCTTTATCATTAGCAGTTCTTGGAGGACTAACAGTTTCTACTATGTTTACTCTTGTTATAGTACCTACTGTTTATGCTGCTATTAGAAATAGAATACCGCTTAAAGATTATGATGCTAAAGATTTGGCTAGTGTTGAAACAGGAACAGGTATTGATGATGCTTTAAGCACTCCGGGTAAATAA
- a CDS encoding acyl-CoA carboxylase subunit beta, whose protein sequence is MQEKINELRKRKEKIEEGGGKEKNEERHKKGKLTARERILQLLDEGTFCEIDAFIEHRCSDFGMEKNKVAGEGVVTGYGKINGRQVCIYAQDFTVIGGSLGQMHAAKICKVQDMAIKLGCPCIGINDSGGARIQEGIDSLRGYGDIFYRNVQASGVIPQICVIMGPCAGGAVYSPALMDFIFMTDKGSNMFITGPQVVKAVTGEQVSAEELGGAYVHSKTSGVASLMFPDEVSTLEGVKKLLSYIPQNNLEDVPLDNTDDDPNRADEELSNVLPDSPNKPYDIKDIIKRVVDNGEFFELQPLFATNIVICFARLDGKSVGIIANQPNSMAGVLDINAADKAARFIRFCDSFNIPLITLVDTAGYLPGVGQEHNGVIRHGAKLLYAYSEATAPKITLIIRKSYGGAYIAMCSKHLGADMVYAWPSAEIAVMGPDGAANIIFKKEIDKADDPKKVRAEKIEEYKKEFANPYRAAVRGYVDDIIEPEYTRSYLINALHLLKSKRETRLPRKHGNIPL, encoded by the coding sequence ATGCAAGAAAAAATCAATGAATTAAGAAAAAGAAAAGAGAAAATAGAAGAAGGCGGCGGCAAGGAAAAAAATGAAGAGCGTCATAAAAAAGGTAAATTAACAGCCAGAGAGCGTATATTACAACTTTTAGACGAAGGTACTTTCTGCGAGATCGATGCTTTTATAGAGCATAGATGCAGTGATTTTGGTATGGAAAAAAATAAAGTTGCCGGAGAAGGTGTAGTTACAGGATACGGAAAAATTAACGGAAGACAGGTATGTATATATGCTCAGGACTTTACTGTTATAGGCGGTTCATTAGGACAAATGCATGCTGCTAAAATTTGTAAGGTGCAGGATATGGCTATAAAATTAGGCTGTCCTTGTATAGGTATTAATGATTCTGGCGGAGCTAGAATACAGGAAGGCATTGACTCTTTAAGAGGATACGGCGATATATTCTATAGAAATGTTCAGGCTTCTGGTGTTATACCGCAGATATGTGTTATAATGGGACCTTGTGCGGGCGGAGCTGTTTATTCGCCTGCTTTGATGGACTTTATCTTTATGACTGATAAAGGATCTAATATGTTTATAACAGGTCCTCAGGTAGTAAAAGCCGTAACAGGAGAACAGGTTTCTGCTGAAGAACTTGGAGGAGCTTATGTTCATAGTAAAACTTCAGGTGTTGCTTCTTTAATGTTCCCTGATGAAGTTTCTACATTAGAAGGTGTTAAGAAATTATTATCTTATATACCTCAGAATAATTTGGAAGATGTGCCTTTAGATAATACAGATGATGATCCTAACAGAGCGGATGAAGAATTATCTAATGTTCTTCCAGACAGCCCAAACAAACCTTATGATATAAAAGATATTATAAAAAGAGTTGTTGATAACGGAGAGTTTTTTGAACTTCAGCCTTTATTTGCCACTAATATAGTTATATGTTTTGCTCGTCTTGATGGAAAGTCTGTTGGTATAATAGCTAATCAGCCTAATTCTATGGCGGGTGTACTTGATATTAATGCTGCTGATAAAGCTGCAAGATTTATTCGCTTCTGTGATAGTTTTAATATTCCTCTTATCACATTAGTTGATACTGCCGGATATTTACCAGGCGTAGGACAGGAGCATAATGGTGTTATTAGACATGGTGCTAAACTTTTATATGCTTATTCGGAGGCTACTGCTCCTAAAATTACTCTTATCATAAGAAAGTCTTACGGCGGAGCTTATATCGCTATGTGTTCTAAACATTTGGGTGCTGATATGGTTTATGCTTGGCCTTCTGCTGAGATTGCTGTTATGGGACCGGACGGTGCTGCTAATATCATATTCAAAAAAGAAATAGATAAAGCTGATGATCCTAAAAAAGTAAGAGCTGAAAAAATAGAAGAATATAAAAAAGAATTTGCTAATCCTTACAGAGCTGCTGTAAGAGGTTATGTAGATGATATAATAGAGCCTGAATATACTAGAAGTTATTTGATTAATGCATTGCATCTTTTAAAAAGCAAGAGAGAAACAAGACTTCCTAGAAAACATGGCAATATACCTCTATAA
- a CDS encoding ankyrin repeat domain-containing protein — translation MKITKILITIIFSLVLFNSFGFSQYNNDEKALIEACKKGDLETAKKLIRTGTDINTKDDKRVSALMYAVKSGNLDLVKELVRFGADIGYYYGSSDDRGKRVNIDIAFFAIENGNNDIIEYLLSKGANPNDFLFFAIYKNDINRVKEFIKAGADADYYLPYASERGNVAIMQELIKAGANDFNNSLRRAIFEYIYQEIDNSEAIIELIKRNADINMTLSVDISETDNYSYYIQVPIFFYAIQTKNYNIVKAFLDKGVKLEGTNRDNQTVIMAAIITNNADIVREILKKDKSLLEDDIEDETVLTWAIKNHRGFRYNYNYSVDVKVIDALLEAGADYNAENSDGKNALMAAASEGREDIIELLEKYGA, via the coding sequence ATGAAAATTACTAAAATATTAATAACCATAATATTTTCATTAGTTTTATTTAATTCATTTGGTTTCAGTCAATATAATAATGATGAAAAAGCGTTAATAGAAGCTTGTAAGAAAGGCGATTTAGAAACAGCCAAAAAACTAATAAGAACAGGCACTGATATTAATACTAAAGATGATAAAAGAGTAAGTGCTTTGATGTATGCTGTTAAAAGCGGAAATTTGGATTTAGTAAAAGAATTAGTAAGATTTGGGGCTGATATAGGCTATTATTATGGTTCTTCTGATGACAGAGGTAAAAGAGTAAATATTGATATAGCTTTCTTTGCTATCGAAAACGGCAATAATGATATTATTGAATATTTATTAAGTAAAGGAGCTAATCCTAATGATTTTTTATTTTTTGCTATATACAAAAATGATATTAATAGAGTGAAAGAATTTATAAAAGCAGGAGCCGATGCTGATTATTATCTTCCTTATGCATCTGAAAGAGGTAATGTAGCTATAATGCAGGAACTTATAAAGGCCGGTGCTAATGATTTTAATAATTCTTTGAGAAGGGCAATATTTGAATATATTTATCAGGAAATAGATAATAGTGAAGCTATAATTGAATTGATAAAAAGAAATGCTGATATTAATATGACATTAAGTGTGGATATATCAGAAACTGACAACTATTCATATTATATTCAAGTACCAATATTTTTTTACGCCATACAAACAAAAAATTACAATATTGTTAAAGCTTTTTTAGATAAAGGAGTAAAACTTGAAGGTACTAATAGGGATAATCAAACTGTAATAATGGCTGCAATAATAACTAATAATGCTGATATAGTAAGAGAGATTCTAAAAAAAGATAAAAGTTTATTGGAAGACGATATTGAAGATGAGACAGTATTAACTTGGGCTATAAAAAATCATAGAGGTTTTCGTTATAATTATAATTATAGTGTAGATGTAAAAGTTATAGATGCTCTTTTAGAGGCAGGGGCAGATTATAATGCAGAAAATTCTGATGGTAAAAATGCTTTAATGGCGGCAGCTTCTGAAGGCAGAGAAGATATTATTGAATTATTGGAAAAATATGGAGCTTGA
- a CDS encoding TolC family protein, with translation MRFYVTLVLILILNISLYSQDTNLTDNITNETKIFITLEDALNMAFDASKTLKKAEYDVRIAQVQKDASFSDLFMPSLSISGGLDLAESKEYSISNRNTGVYTSPDTWSVSAALSKTLFTGFKNWNTDRARDVNLKMKKDTYYDERLNVDLNTKLNFYNTFVAQENYRVYLQQQLNYSNRMRESYIKYRNGQVSEYEYLNAKVQYETTKPQVINLSNQYQSLKLTFIRQIGLTNVADDVDLVGNILDATNIALPDMAYDDLLTIIMNNNIELKNMASNLEMLEYNRKVARSYLWPTLSANANVGVTTVDKVKMENGTFKKNRAGEFSWSVGFSLSYSLNSLLPFSSTAKAAEEIELSIKQMEVSYDELRDTIEISSRDLISTAKSQAVNLQSQAENARTAAYALQMAQRQYRGGTISTLELSDAEITYLNAQLAYLQAIYDYFSSTLQILKLLGA, from the coding sequence GTGAGATTTTATGTTACTCTGGTTTTGATTTTAATATTAAATATTTCTTTATATTCACAAGATACAAATTTAACAGATAATATTACAAATGAAACAAAAATATTTATAACTTTAGAAGATGCTCTGAATATGGCTTTTGATGCTAGTAAAACTTTGAAAAAGGCTGAATATGATGTGAGAATAGCACAAGTTCAAAAAGATGCATCATTCTCTGACTTATTTATGCCTTCTTTAAGTATAAGCGGAGGATTGGATTTAGCTGAATCTAAAGAATACTCTATCAGCAATAGAAATACAGGTGTTTATACAAGTCCTGATACTTGGTCAGTTTCTGCCGCTTTATCAAAAACATTATTTACAGGATTTAAAAATTGGAATACAGATAGAGCTAGAGATGTTAATTTAAAAATGAAAAAGGATACATATTATGATGAAAGACTCAATGTGGATCTCAATACAAAATTAAATTTTTATAATACATTTGTAGCTCAGGAAAATTACAGAGTATATTTACAGCAGCAGCTTAATTATAGCAATAGAATGCGAGAATCATATATAAAGTATAGAAACGGACAGGTTTCAGAGTATGAATATTTGAATGCTAAAGTACAATATGAAACTACAAAACCTCAGGTTATAAATTTAAGCAATCAATATCAAAGTTTGAAATTAACTTTTATCAGACAAATAGGTTTAACTAATGTTGCTGATGATGTAGATTTAGTAGGTAATATATTGGATGCTACAAATATAGCATTGCCTGATATGGCTTATGATGATTTGCTTACTATTATAATGAATAATAATATAGAATTAAAAAATATGGCTAGCAATTTAGAAATGTTAGAGTATAATAGGAAAGTAGCAAGGAGTTATTTATGGCCTACTTTATCAGCAAATGCTAATGTAGGAGTAACTACAGTAGATAAAGTAAAAATGGAGAATGGTACATTTAAGAAAAATAGGGCTGGTGAATTTAGTTGGAGTGTAGGTTTTTCTTTGTCATATAGTCTTAACTCTCTTTTGCCTTTTTCTTCTACAGCAAAAGCTGCTGAAGAAATTGAGCTTAGTATAAAGCAAATGGAAGTAAGCTATGATGAGTTAAGAGATACTATAGAAATAAGCAGCCGAGATTTGATTTCTACAGCAAAGTCTCAAGCGGTAAATTTGCAGTCGCAGGCAGAGAATGCCAGAACGGCAGCTTATGCTTTGCAAATGGCACAAAGGCAGTATAGAGGCGGTACTATATCTACACTTGAACTTAGTGATGCCGAAATTACATATTTGAATGCACAGCTTGCATATTTGCAGGCTATATATGATTATTTTTCAAGCACTTTACAAATATTAAAGCTTTTAGGTGCTTAA
- a CDS encoding efflux RND transporter periplasmic adaptor subunit has protein sequence MMRRVNIIILSIVLILSFLSASCKKSAVDLKKKENPISVLVAAPIKQHLEEYLDLSAEIKAIKEVEISSDVPGKIASILKYEGSFVNKGDTIALIDRFVIGANYAYAPARTPISGYVTTTYMAAGASIAASTPIANVADISQLEVEIQVPERSISGIELGQKVIIRVPSAPNKEIEAEITKRDYAVNPSTRTLMVKALIDNKDRLLLPGMFSDVSILLNSADNVFVIPNSAMFSDDLGKNYIYVVKEDNSNNPPSEVQAANSTNVQYRAYTREVNVLFTSKDKVALSGGLEEGEEVVMFGREFLKNGSLVNRIENDPTILEYITPQATAVASANTNQNTSANQTASVKENTAAAKQTTTASKPAATSTSKQTTTASKPTTTSQPKTTSTNTTKTADTDNNSSDNGIYSIGG, from the coding sequence ATGATGAGAAGAGTAAATATTATAATATTATCAATTGTTTTAATTTTATCTTTTTTATCTGCTTCTTGTAAAAAGTCAGCAGTAGATTTAAAGAAAAAAGAGAATCCTATAAGTGTATTGGTAGCAGCACCTATAAAGCAGCATTTAGAAGAGTATTTAGATTTATCAGCTGAGATTAAGGCCATTAAAGAAGTAGAAATATCTTCTGATGTACCCGGAAAAATTGCAAGTATCTTAAAATACGAAGGAAGTTTTGTTAATAAGGGAGACACTATAGCTTTAATAGACAGATTTGTAATAGGTGCAAATTATGCTTATGCTCCGGCAAGAACTCCTATTTCAGGATATGTTACCACTACATATATGGCGGCAGGTGCATCAATAGCAGCTTCTACGCCTATAGCAAATGTTGCTGATATCAGCCAATTAGAGGTAGAAATACAAGTTCCAGAACGTTCCATTTCCGGAATAGAATTGGGTCAAAAAGTAATTATAAGAGTTCCTTCAGCTCCTAATAAAGAAATAGAAGCTGAGATAACAAAAAGAGATTATGCTGTTAATCCTTCCACCCGTACTTTAATGGTAAAAGCTCTAATAGATAATAAAGACAGACTTCTTTTACCTGGAATGTTTTCTGATGTTTCAATACTTTTGAATTCAGCTGATAATGTATTTGTTATACCTAACAGTGCTATGTTTAGTGATGATTTAGGTAAGAATTATATCTATGTTGTTAAAGAAGATAATTCAAATAATCCGCCGTCAGAAGTTCAGGCTGCAAATTCAACTAATGTTCAATATAGAGCATATACAAGAGAAGTTAATGTATTATTCACTTCCAAAGATAAAGTAGCTTTAAGCGGAGGACTTGAAGAAGGAGAAGAGGTAGTAATGTTCGGACGCGAATTCCTTAAAAATGGTTCATTAGTTAATAGAATAGAAAATGACCCTACTATATTGGAATATATTACACCTCAAGCTACAGCTGTTGCTTCGGCTAATACTAATCAAAATACATCGGCAAATCAAACTGCATCTGTTAAAGAAAATACAGCTGCTGCCAAACAAACAACAACAGCATCTAAGCCAGCAGCTACTAGCACATCTAAACAAACTACAACTGCATCTAAACCTACTACTACATCTCAGCCTAAAACAACATCTACTAATACAACAAAAACTGCAGATACTGATAATAACAGCAGTGATAATGGTATTTATTCCATTGGCGGTTAA